One Danio aesculapii chromosome 11, fDanAes4.1, whole genome shotgun sequence genomic region harbors:
- the phka2 gene encoding phosphorylase b kinase regulatory subunit alpha, liver isoform, with amino-acid sequence MRSRSNSGVRLDGFARLVHETILCHQNPVTGLLPASEQQKDAWVRDNVYSILAVWGLGMAYRKNADRDEDKAKAYELEQSVVKLMQGLLQCMMRQVEKVEKFKHTQSTKDCLHAKYHTPTCATVVGDDQWGHLQVDATSLYLLTLAQMTASGLHIISNLDEVAFIQNLVFYIEAAYKVADYGMWERGDKTNQGIPELNGSSVGMAKAALEAIDELDLFGAHGGPKSVIHVLPDEVEHCQSILCSMLPRASTSKEIDAGLLSVISFPAFAVEDADLVNITKAEIITKLQGRYGCCRFIRDGYRTPKEDPTRLHYDPAELKLFENIECEWPVFWTYLILDGIFNEDHEQVEEYREALDGVLIRGKHGIRLVPELYAVPSDKVEEEYRNPHSVERVAFGQLPHMWGQSLYILGSLLTEGFLAPGEIDPLNRRFSKEFKPDVVVQVSVVAESVQIQQLLRDHGIEVQTVSDVSPIRVMPARILSHIYVKLGNCKKLNLSGRPYRHIGVLGTSKFYEIRNGTYTFTPQFIDQHHFYLALDNQMIVEMLRTELAYLSSCWRMTGRPTLTFPITQSMLVEDGDSIDPCILSTLRKLQDGYFGGARVQMANLSSFLTTSFHTQLSFLDGDSEEDLLEEEEEEDEESFGPSAGGSGDMFDQYLTDLLHSTTTKCHLPPIQRGQHHVFSAEHTTRDILSFMAQVQGHNMPKPSMYLPVAPIMSKHRKSLNLLDVPQHNASHHTKADNVDLHLPRDSHGNTDFVHLVDQLKHCPTLQDQADILYVLYAMKGPNWVVSLSGQGEATVRSLLEELYVRAGACKEWGLIRYISGILKKRVEVLAEACTDLISHHKQLTVGLPPEPREKVITVPLPPEELISLIYEASGQDISIAVLTQEIMVYLAMYVRSQPSLFGDMLRLRIGLIMQVMATELARSLHCSGEEASESLMSLSPFDMKNLLHHILSGKEFGVERSMRPIQSSATSPAISIHELGHTGATKTERTGIRKLKTEIKQIYSSSHSISSNVTSPRSTRCSSPSTPSGILSPTGTGDCHLQWEERQGQWLRRRRLDGAINRVPMGFYQKVWKILQKCHGLSIAGYVLPSSTTREMTEGEIKFAVHVESVLNHVPQPEYRQLLVEAIMVLTLVADMEIPSVGGIIHIDRIVHMANDLFQQDQRSSGANEYFLEQDPATGICNFFYDSAPSGSYGTMTYLSKAVVTYVQDFLPNSSCLMQ; translated from the exons AGTGTGGTTAAGCTAATGCAAGGTCTGCTGCAGTGTATGATGAGACAG GTGGAGAAGGTAGAGaagttcaaacacacacagagcacaAAGGACTGCCTGCATGCCAAATATCACACACCTACCTGTGCCACAGTGGTCGGAGATGACCAATGGGGGCACTTGCAAGTCGATGCCACCTCACTCTATCTGCTCACACTGGCCCAGATGACTGCCTCAG GTCTGCACATCATATCGAACTTAGACGAGGTGGCTTTCATCCAGAACCTAGTGTTCTACATCGAAGCAGCCTACAAAGTGGCT GATTATGGGATGTGGGAGCGAGGAGACAAGACCAATCAAGGCATTCCTGAACTAAACGGCAGCTCCGTCGGAATGGCAAAG GCAGCTTTGGAGGCCATTGATGAGCTTGATTTATTTGGAGCTCACGGAGGCCCAAAATCAGTGATTCACGTTCTCCCAGATGAAGTAGAACATTGTcag TCTATCTTGTGCTCTATGCTTCCTCGAGCCTCTACCTCTAAAGAGATTGATGCTGGCCTGCTCTCTGTCATCTCCTTTCCTGCTTTTGCGGTGGAGGATGCGGATCTGGTCAACATCACCAAGGCCGAAATCATCACCAAGCTGCAG GGACGTTATGGCTGTTGTCGATTTATTCGAGATGGCTACAGGACTCCAAAAGAG GACCCCACTCGACTTCACTATGACCCCGCCGAGCTGAAACTATTTGAGAACATTGAATGTGAGTGGCCAGTGTTTTGGACTTATCTAATACTCGATGGCATCTTCAATGAAGATCATGAACAG GTGGAGGAATACAGAGAGGCTCTGGATGGAGTTTTGATCAGGGGCAAACATGGTATCCGTCTGGTGCCTGAACTCTACGCTGTACCTTCTGATAAA GTTGAGGAGGAGTACAGGAACCCTCATTCGGTGGAGCGTGTGGCTTTTGGGCAGCTTCCACACATGTGGGGTCAGTCTCTGTATATTCTGGGCAGTCTCCTGACAGAG ggATTTCTGGCCCCTGGAGAGATAGATCCACTTAATAGGCGGTTTTCTAAAGAATTCAAGCCTGATGTTGTTGTGCAAG TGAGTGTAGTGGCTGAGTCAGTGCAGATCCAGCAGCTGCTGAGGGATCATGGGATTGAGGTTCAGACCGTCTCTGATGTATCGCCCATCCGGGTCATGCCAGCTCGCATCCTGAGCCACATTTATGTGAAACTGG GAAACTGTAAAAAACTGAATCTGAGTGGACGACCGTACAGGCACATTGGCGTCCTGGGAACTTCAAAGTTTTATGAGATCAGAAATGGCACTTACACATTCACTCCACAG TTCATTGACCAGCATCACTTCTACTTGGCTCTGGATAACCAGATGATTGTTGAGATGTTGCGGACAGAACTTGCTTACCTCTCGTCCTGCTGGCGAATGACAGGAAGACCAACCCTCACATTCCCTATTACACAGAGCATGCTGG TTGAAGATGGGGACAGTATTGACCCCTGCATCCTCTCCACATTGCGGAAGCTTCAGGATGGCTACTTTGGTGGTGCAAG GGTGCAGATGGCAAACCTGTCTTCGTTCCTCACCACCTCCTTCCACACACAGCTCAGCTTTTTGGATGGCGACTCTGAAGAGGATCTgctggaggaggaggaagaggaagatgaaGAGAGTTTTGGGCCCTCCG CAGGAGGATCAGGAGACATGTTTGACCAGTACCTCACAGATTTACTGCACAGCACTACCACAAAATGCCATCTACCTCCCATCCAAAGAGGGCAGCACCACGTTTTCAGTGCTGAACACACCACCAGAGACATACTGTCCTTCATGGCCCAAGTTCAAGGCCACAACATGCCTA agCCGTCCATGTATTTGCCTGTCGCCCCCATCATGAGCAAACACAGGAAGTCTCTGAACCTGCTAGATGTTCCTCAACATAATGCTTCTCATCACACAAAG GCTGATAACGTTGACCTGCATTTACCACGTGATTCTCATGGAAACACCGACTTTGTTCATCTGGTGGATCAGCTAAAGCACTGTCCAACCCTGCAGGACCAGGCCGATATCCTCTATGTCCTTTATGCTATGAA aGGCCCGAACTGGGTGGTGAGTTTGTCAGGACAGGGTGAGGCCACGGTTCGCTCTCTGCTGGAGGAGCTGTACGTTCGGGCTGGAGCGTGTAAGGAATGGGGTCTCATCCGCTACATCTCCGGCATACTGAAGAAGAGGGTGGAAGTCCTTGCTGAA GCCTGCACAGATCTGATCTCTCATCATAAACAGCTGACAGTGGGTCTTCCTCCTGAACCCAGAGAGAAAGTCATCACAGT TCCTCTTCCTCCTGAAGAATTGATCAGCTTGATCTACGAGGCCAGCGGACAAGACATCAGCATTGCAGTCCTCACACAG GAGATCATGGTGTATCTGGCCATGTATGTGCGCTCTCAGCCGTCTCTGTTTGGAGATATGCTGCGTCTGCGCATCGGCCTCATCATGCAGGTGATGGCAACTGAACTGGCCCGCAGTCTGCACTGCTCAG GAGAAGAGGCGTCAGAGAGCCTGATGAGCCTCAGTCCGTTTGACATGAAGAATCTCTTACATCACATCCTGAGCGGGAAAGAGTTTGGTGTTGAGAGAAGCA TGCGTCCAATTCAGTCATCCGCTACCAGTCCTGCCATCTCTATCCATGAGCTCGGACACACAGGAGCCACCAAGACAGAGCGGACAGGCATCAGAAAACTCAAGACTGAAATTAAACAG ATCTATTCCAGCAGTCATTCCATCAGCAGTAATGTCACATCACCCCGATCCACG cGATGCAGTAGCCCATCCACTCCCAGCGGGATCTTGTCTCCGACCGGAACAGGAGACTGTCACCTGCAGTGGGAGGAGCGGCAGGGCCAGTGGCTGAGAAGGCGCAGGCTGGACGGGGCCATCAACAGGGTCCCCATGGGTTTCTACCAGAAAGTCTGGAAGATTCTCCAGAAGTGTCACGGCCTCTCCATCGCCGGATATGTCCTGCCTTCTTCTACCACCCGTGAG ATGACGGAGGGAGAGATTAAGTTTGCGGTGCATGTGGAGTCTGTCCTGAATCATGTTCCTCAGCCGGAGTACAGGCAGCTGCTGGTGGAAGCCATTATGGTGCTCACTCTTGTGGCCGACATGGAGATTCCCAGTGTTGGTGGAATTATTCACATCGACCGCATCGTCCACATGGCCAACGATCTCTTTCAGCAGGATCAG aGATCCAGCGGGGCCAATGAGTATTTCTTGGAGCAAGATCCTGCCACAGGAATCTGTAACTTCTTCTATGACAGTGCTCCCAGCGGCAGCTACGGCACCATGACTTATCTTTCCAAGGCTGTGGTCACATATGTGCAAGACTTCCTTCCAAACAGCAGCTGTCTAATGCAGTAA